In the Streptomyces sp. f51 genome, one interval contains:
- a CDS encoding DMT family transporter yields MSALALSVVLSFVSAVAYAGGAIIQEQVAVTSPGQTYAPLRRPGWWAAVALTGLGGLLHVVALAFGPLSLVQPLGALTIVFALPMAALFVGRRAGATAWRGAIMATVGLAGLLALVGASDAQSLSDAQRLALGVVSGGAVAALMAAGRAAHRHPAVRSVLLAVAAGVAFSMSSVFTKTVAVDWSEHVSLADLSSLAAIGAFATAGMLISQASYRGAGLEAPLATLTVVNPVVAAAVGLTMFGETFRYGATGTALALACGVVAAGGLILLTIERIATERTGSGDRTAAAGPEAAAEPTTQPRPAEPAAPALAGLGALADTETAVAELLAGLPRPAEGADDPVPASRPGAGSVPQALRAGGDSVFLPAPQPAVAGVFAAIAPTAAVAPPMETLAAQDPADEDELPHLAVMFGMPYVPMPFVDHHRTRVKS; encoded by the coding sequence ATGAGTGCCCTCGCTCTGTCCGTGGTGCTCTCGTTCGTCTCAGCCGTGGCGTACGCGGGCGGCGCGATCATCCAGGAGCAGGTCGCGGTGACCTCTCCCGGCCAGACCTACGCACCGCTGCGCAGGCCGGGCTGGTGGGCGGCCGTGGCCCTGACCGGCCTCGGCGGTCTGCTGCACGTGGTCGCCCTCGCCTTCGGCCCGCTGAGCCTCGTCCAGCCGCTCGGCGCGCTCACGATCGTCTTCGCGCTTCCGATGGCGGCCCTCTTCGTCGGCCGCAGGGCCGGAGCGACCGCCTGGCGCGGCGCGATCATGGCCACCGTGGGTCTCGCGGGTCTGCTGGCCCTGGTCGGCGCGTCCGACGCCCAGTCCCTGAGCGATGCCCAGCGCCTGGCGCTCGGTGTGGTGTCGGGCGGCGCGGTCGCGGCCCTGATGGCGGCGGGACGCGCGGCGCACCGGCATCCGGCCGTGCGCAGTGTGCTGCTCGCGGTCGCGGCGGGTGTCGCCTTCAGCATGTCCTCCGTGTTCACCAAGACCGTCGCGGTCGACTGGTCCGAGCACGTCTCGCTCGCCGACCTGTCGAGCCTCGCGGCCATCGGTGCCTTCGCGACGGCCGGCATGCTGATCTCGCAGGCCTCCTACCGCGGTGCAGGACTGGAGGCCCCGCTGGCCACGCTGACGGTCGTGAACCCCGTCGTCGCGGCCGCCGTCGGCCTCACGATGTTCGGCGAGACCTTCCGCTACGGCGCAACCGGGACCGCGCTCGCCCTGGCCTGCGGTGTGGTCGCCGCGGGCGGTCTGATCCTGCTCACCATCGAGCGGATCGCCACCGAGCGAACCGGCAGCGGCGACCGAACCGCGGCCGCCGGCCCGGAGGCCGCGGCCGAACCGACCACCCAGCCGCGCCCCGCGGAACCCGCCGCCCCGGCCCTCGCCGGCCTCGGGGCGCTCGCGGACACCGAGACCGCCGTGGCCGAACTGCTGGCCGGGCTGCCCAGGCCCGCCGAGGGCGCGGACGACCCCGTACCGGCTTCGCGGCCGGGTGCCGGAAGCGTGCCGCAGGCTCTCCGGGCGGGCGGCGACAGCGTGTTCCTCCCGGCTCCGCAGCCGGCGGTCGCGGGCGTGTTCGCCGCGATCGCGCCCACGGCCGCGGTGGCGCCGCCGATGGAGACCCTCGCCGCGCAGGACCCGGCGGACGAGGACGAGCTGCCCCACCTGGCGGTCATGTTCGGCATGCCCTACGTGCCGATGCCGTTCGTCGACCACCACCGCACCCGAGTCAAATCCTGA
- a CDS encoding (2Fe-2S)-binding protein, with protein MVLLLFVDLDPELKALEALGGFFVLRTGVPPRGPLPTLASAFASPRSAPISDVYADPTTFRVRKVARSIGTREPRVAASVAQQGLAARFWSIALGSAALCGRLPDLDPELLLWDPDAGAPDDLWLGEVRSRPAADLDTVVRAGLLVPLSAALRARHRVSPALLWGNAGSALAGTVRQLDRWALVHGRPDVGERGRALAAGLLAHPDLSGTLAPGTLRRRSCCLYYRVPGGGVCGDCCFEHPPRQAPERP; from the coding sequence TTGGTACTACTGCTCTTCGTGGACCTCGACCCCGAACTCAAGGCGCTCGAAGCACTCGGCGGCTTCTTCGTACTACGCACCGGCGTACCGCCGCGCGGCCCCCTGCCGACCCTCGCGAGCGCCTTCGCGAGCCCTCGATCCGCGCCCATTTCGGATGTTTACGCAGATCCGACAACTTTTCGCGTCCGCAAGGTCGCGAGGAGTATCGGCACGCGGGAACCGCGGGTCGCGGCCTCGGTGGCGCAGCAGGGGCTCGCGGCCCGTTTCTGGTCCATCGCCCTCGGCTCCGCCGCGCTCTGCGGCCGGCTGCCCGACCTCGATCCGGAGCTGCTCCTCTGGGACCCGGACGCCGGTGCTCCCGACGATCTCTGGCTCGGCGAGGTCCGCTCGCGCCCCGCGGCCGATCTCGACACGGTGGTGCGTGCCGGGCTCCTCGTGCCGCTGAGCGCGGCCCTGCGCGCACGCCACCGCGTCTCACCGGCCCTGCTGTGGGGCAACGCGGGCTCGGCGCTGGCCGGGACCGTCCGCCAGCTGGACCGCTGGGCGCTGGTCCACGGACGCCCGGACGTGGGGGAGCGGGGCAGGGCACTGGCCGCCGGGCTCCTCGCGCACCCCGATCTGTCCGGCACGCTCGCCCCCGGGACGCTGCGCCGCCGCAGCTGCTGTCTCTACTACCGGGTACCGGGCGGCGGAGTCTGCGGCGACTGCTGCTTCGAGCACCCACCGCGCCAGGCACCCGAGCGGCCCTGA
- the glgA gene encoding glycogen synthase, which yields MRVGLLTREYPPDVYGGAGVHVEFLARELRDLTELDVHCWGEGASGGVVRHRPWPALDGANDALRTFSVDLSIAAALEGRELVHSHTWYANLAGHFGKLLHGIPHVMTAHSLEPLRPWKAEQLGGGYALSCWAERTAIEAADAVIAVSGAMRDDILGCYPDLDPARVRVVHNGIDTSLYRPDPGTDVLERIGLDTGRPYILFVGRITRQKGVPHLLRAVRDIDPAAQVVLCAGAPDTPEIDREFRQLYQELSAVRDGVHWIPQMLPRPDVIQLLTHAAVFVCPSVYEPLGIVNLEAMACGTAVVASRVGGIPEVVEHGETGLLVPLGDDFETELATALDSVLADPATARRMGEAGRLRAVGEFGWDAVARRTVRLYEEVLKAG from the coding sequence GTGCGCGTGGGACTGCTGACCCGGGAGTATCCGCCGGACGTCTACGGCGGCGCGGGCGTCCATGTGGAGTTCCTCGCCAGGGAGTTGAGGGATCTCACCGAACTCGACGTGCACTGCTGGGGCGAGGGCGCCTCCGGCGGAGTCGTCCGCCATCGGCCCTGGCCCGCCCTCGACGGCGCCAACGACGCTTTGCGCACCTTCTCCGTGGACCTGTCGATCGCCGCCGCGCTCGAAGGCCGTGAACTCGTCCACTCCCACACCTGGTACGCCAATCTCGCGGGACACTTCGGAAAGCTCCTGCACGGCATTCCGCATGTGATGACCGCCCACTCCCTCGAACCGCTGCGCCCCTGGAAGGCCGAGCAGCTGGGCGGTGGCTACGCCCTCTCCTGCTGGGCCGAGCGCACCGCGATCGAGGCCGCCGACGCCGTGATCGCCGTCTCGGGCGCCATGCGCGACGACATCCTCGGCTGCTATCCGGACCTGGACCCGGCCAGGGTGCGCGTCGTGCACAACGGCATCGACACCTCCCTCTACCGGCCCGACCCGGGCACCGACGTCCTGGAGCGGATCGGCCTGGACACCGGGCGCCCCTACATCCTGTTCGTCGGTCGCATCACCCGGCAGAAGGGGGTGCCCCATCTGCTGCGTGCCGTGCGGGACATCGACCCGGCCGCGCAGGTGGTGCTGTGCGCGGGCGCCCCCGACACTCCGGAGATCGACCGTGAATTCCGTCAGCTGTACCAGGAGTTGAGTGCCGTACGGGACGGCGTGCACTGGATCCCGCAGATGCTGCCACGGCCCGATGTCATCCAACTCCTCACGCACGCGGCCGTGTTCGTCTGTCCCTCGGTGTACGAGCCGCTCGGCATCGTCAATCTGGAGGCGATGGCCTGCGGTACGGCGGTGGTGGCCTCGCGGGTCGGCGGCATTCCCGAGGTGGTCGAGCACGGTGAGACGGGCCTCCTCGTGCCGCTGGGCGACGACTTCGAGACGGAGCTCGCGACGGCTCTGGACTCCGTGCTCGCCGACCCCGCCACGGCCCGGCGCATGGGCGAGGCCGGACGGCTGCGCGCGGTGGGGGAGTTCGGCTGGGACGCGGTGGCCCGGCGGACGGTCCGGCTGTACGAGGAAGTCCTCAAAGCGGGGTAA
- the glgC gene encoding glucose-1-phosphate adenylyltransferase translates to MRRGGRGGPSVLGIVLAGGEGKRLMPLTADRAKPAVTFGGTYRLVDFVLSNLVNADILRICVLTQYKSHSLDRHITTTWRMSSLLGNYVTPVPAQQRLGPRWYLGSADAILQSLNLIHDEQPEYVAVFGADHVYRMDPRQMLAQHIESGAGVTVAGIRVPRAESSSFGVISPGSDGQSVRGFLEKPADPPGLADDPECVFASMGNYIFTTKALIEALHRDAEDDNSVHDMGGSILPALTERGEAQLYDFSDNHVPGETTRDQGYWRDVGTLDAYYDAHMDLIAERPAFNLFNRSWPVYTSSGQLSPARFNAGGIASESIISAGCLIRGQVTRSVLSPGVVVDPGAVVQGSILHDNVKIGRGAVVRGAVLDKNVEVPPGATIGVNPERDSDLYTVSKGGVIALGKGQRVP, encoded by the coding sequence ATGCGGCGTGGTGGGCGCGGTGGACCTTCGGTGCTGGGAATCGTACTGGCGGGAGGCGAGGGCAAGCGGCTGATGCCGCTCACCGCGGACCGGGCGAAACCGGCGGTGACCTTCGGCGGCACGTACCGCCTCGTGGACTTCGTCCTCTCCAATCTCGTCAACGCGGACATCCTGCGCATCTGCGTGCTCACGCAGTACAAGTCGCACTCGCTCGACCGGCACATCACCACCACCTGGCGGATGTCGAGCCTGCTCGGCAACTACGTGACCCCGGTTCCGGCCCAGCAGCGGCTCGGGCCCCGCTGGTACCTCGGCAGCGCGGACGCCATCCTCCAGTCGCTCAACCTCATCCACGACGAACAGCCGGAGTACGTCGCGGTGTTCGGCGCCGACCACGTCTACCGGATGGACCCCCGGCAGATGCTCGCCCAGCACATCGAGAGCGGGGCGGGGGTGACGGTGGCCGGCATACGGGTGCCGCGCGCCGAGTCGTCGTCCTTCGGTGTCATCAGCCCCGGCTCCGACGGCCAGAGCGTGCGGGGCTTCCTGGAGAAGCCCGCCGACCCGCCGGGGCTCGCGGACGACCCCGAGTGCGTCTTCGCCTCGATGGGCAACTACATCTTCACCACCAAGGCGCTGATCGAGGCGCTGCACCGGGACGCCGAGGACGACAACTCCGTTCACGACATGGGCGGTTCGATCCTGCCCGCGCTCACTGAGAGGGGCGAGGCGCAGCTGTACGACTTCAGCGACAACCACGTGCCCGGCGAGACCACGCGGGACCAGGGCTACTGGCGCGACGTGGGCACCCTCGACGCCTACTACGACGCCCACATGGACCTGATCGCCGAGCGTCCCGCGTTCAACCTGTTCAACCGCAGCTGGCCCGTCTACACCAGCTCGGGGCAGCTCTCGCCGGCGCGCTTCAACGCCGGGGGCATCGCGAGCGAGTCCATCATCAGCGCGGGGTGCCTGATCCGCGGGCAGGTGACGCGCTCGGTGCTGTCGCCGGGCGTGGTCGTCGATCCCGGAGCGGTGGTCCAGGGTTCGATCCTGCACGACAACGTCAAGATCGGGCGGGGCGCGGTGGTGCGCGGGGCGGTGCTCGACAAGAACGTCGAGGTCCCGCCGGGCGCGACGATCGGCGTCAATCCGGAGCGCGACTCCGACCTCTACACGGTCTCCAAGGGTGGCGTGATCGCCCTGGGCAAGGGCCAGCGCGTCCCCTGA